The DNA window AAGGTTCTACTAGCAACTGCACAACCAATTCCTAGTTCAATGGAATAATGATGGAGGATGTGGAAATTTGAGGAGTCTAGAGTTAGGGTTATTGATGCGGGCAATTGTAGATGAAGGTGATGCCTAGTGCTTGGAAAATTTGATGAGGATTAAGGAGCAACAccaaatgtataataaaatttattatttataaaataaactaaaaaaaggaaaagtttGCATATTATTTAAGTCTTGTTtgtggttttttttaaatatattatttattaaaacattattttaataaataaatttcatgtcaAAAAAAGTactcatttatttataattttgtatatattttttattaagtcCTATgcatttaatcaaaaaataaacatttaaataattatttttatttttaaatatttttgtatttttaaaaagtaaaactaaattgacaaaatgtatatatttgaggactaaatttgttgaattctCTAGAATTGAGAATAAATTGATAAAATCCGTAAACAttggagggctaaatttgttattatgtcaaTAAAAAAGGTCATCGCTAGTGATTTGACGGAggagtgaccaaaatattaaatttcgataatgttagtaactaaaatagaaatttttaaacACGAgcgaccaaaataaaaaaaacatactaATAATTGGTTGACTATTTTTACAGTTTACCCTACCTTTTATCGATAGTTATAGATTTTCTTTTTGCGTATGTTTACGAATTAACTTTACAAGGAAAGTTATTACattattaaaaaagttaatatattttagcATATCAAACATAATCACTCTCCCATCAATGAAATTTTGAGGAAAGTAATTACTTTCCATAACATCAAATATCCTcttataaaaacttaaaacattatactaccttttaaaaatttcacgTTTAAAATTTGACTTTTGTTTAGGGTAggatgaaatatttaaaaattaatgataaaatatagaatatatattttttataatttaaaatctatatttatcaaacaatctaattatatttcataattaattttaagtaataatcAAACAAATATTATCACATAAGTTTCAATATTTAATCTCACCACACTTATTTTTTCACcattttacttttcaatttaTCAACCTAATattccataaaataaaataaaaaaaccagcGCACCTAATATGTTCTTCTTCTAAGCCTATAACTGTATAATTCTAATTTCCTACTTTCTGGTCACATCTATCCAAATTTTAGGTCAGTTGAACAACCAAACAAGTCACCATATAGATATGAACAAAGATGATGAACAATATATACaagcaaaaatcaaaatttgttatTAGTTCTTATATTATGTAtgagttttaaatttaatttggttatttttttatttttatattttttaaattttaaaattttaattctaatcaAACAATTGCAATTAAATTCCTATGTGACAACCATATTATCACATGTGTTATTCCATAATACTCTAAAAGACCATGCCATTTTGATTACTTAATTTAATGGCTATTATTTGGGtcaatgtcaaaattttaaaatttgaaaagtacaatgactaaaaatgatcaaattgaaaaacATGGACTAAATCATCGACTTACACATAGTACAAGACTAGCAACAAAATTTGACCTAACATATTTAACTTGTACCGTTTTGGTcgaaattgaaatttcaaaatttaactgATTCGAAAAAACatcaattaaaatagaaaaatcacaaaatataggGAGTAATGGCGAAATTTGACAAAAACAAGGTGCTAGAACAAGCAAATCGTGAAAACCCAAGTTTTTGATAAGAAAAGCATCCTGGGGTGAAAATAGATGTACATAAATCAACATAAGAAGCATATCTGACCCTTTCTTTTATATTCATCACAATGATGTTGATGTATGACTTGAACACTACTGTAGCAACCCTCAAAAACCACATGAAATTTGGGATTAAAATGTCCATATCCCGACCATCACCACAAAATATTATATACAGAAAGAAATTGGATGAAGTAATGGCAAAGTTAGGAAGCCTCGTACATTGCAATTTGCAGCTACTCTAAGTTGTCAAGGCAAGATAATCATTTCTGACAAGATatataaaacacaaaatcataAGTTACCAAGCAGCTAAGTTTAGGGTTCTTCATCAACCATGAATTTCAACTTCTATGGCTATctattcattcaaatccaatatGAGAGTGGTGAAATTAGCCCAACCATTGAGAAACAGAAGTAAAACTAATCATTGGATACTTGAATTCTCAATTTAACTCAACCGAAAATAAAACGAAAACAAAAGCAAGCAACCCACGATTTTTAATTTACAATATTTGTTTACCAAGGCTAACAATGGTGAAGTTTACAGAAACCGATTTGTTTTAAATGATTCAATGCAagaaagcataaacagcagtggAAATGTAAACCAAGAGAGCAGAAGAAACCAGAATGACTAAAGCCGCCGTGGCATGAATGGAGGACTGACTGCCGCAAGACAACAACCCCAGCCGGATCTCGATCACGTTCACCATCGAAAGCATCAGAAACAAGCACCCCATGACGGACCCGACGGCGGAGCCCATCATCCCAAACCTCAATACTTTAAGGTTAATGTGTGCCCTGAAAGCTTCATCCACATCTTTGCTGTTCAACAAATTGATGGCGAGCTTTAGACCCTGAGCCACCAGGGAGGAGAAAAGGAAGAAGCTGAAGGAGACGACCTCGAAGACCAAGAGCTTTTTAGCTACGTCAATGCCGGCGTCGCAGGGGGCTCGGTTCTCGAGACTGTGTTGGCCCGGAGTGGCCAAAGAAAGGCCCACAAAGACGGCGATGGTGAAGAGGGAGTTGACGTTGACGAGGCCATCCAAGGCGGTAACGTGAACGCTCGTCGTTGACGAAGAAGATGAGGATGTTGAAGTCAGTCTCCTGGGGTTGCCGTTGCTGGTGTAGTACTCCTTTGGGTACTCCCCAGATCTgagaaacaaatgaaaattttcaatgtgagagatgttaaaaagaagaaaaaacccaAAGTGTCttaatcaaaaaaagaaaagaaaagaaagaaactttaCTCATCCATTATTGAAACTTGCAAGCTTTGATGGTGTTTCTTGAAGGGCTATGCTTCCAGGAACAGAAGAGGAAAGTTAAGAGTAGCtactttttctattattatttgattGGGGATTTTATATAGGATTTTTGGAGTGGGTAAGGGAATTAGTTGAAATAAAGTAAGAAACTTTGACATGGGAAACAACTGTGAGTTTGTTTCAACTtttgattaaaacaaaacatcatcaaATCAAATCATTGTCTTTGAGGATAAAGCGGAATGACAGTAAGGCCCCTCTTGCTAATGCTTTTGCTTGCTGGGTCAATTTATGctagtaattttgatgtttgtatttttttaattttcaatattgaaaataaataattaaataaattttgttatttttaaagttttatgtaCAAAACAATATTCGTAATGTCatatttgtttgttattttttcataatattaaaaaaatagtaatatttaAATCGGATCAAACCAATTAAATTGAGAATTTATTGGTATACCAGTTTGGATATAGGGATTGATCTGACATCTAAGCAAATTGCTCGAAGcctataaaaaaaaatcaaaaattgagaaaaGAATCAACGGGTTGaaccaattttataatttttttaaatatctttattattttttgaattgtatgtttatttattgttgaaaCAATGGTTGAACTGGGAATCGATGGTTTAATTATTGAAATACTGTAAAAAAAAAGTCacattattttagttaatagatTTAGTCAATATCGTTTAAGTTTaaactgaaaatttaaaatttaaaaagtatagatattaatcaaattgaaaaatatatactaaACCCATAACTTATGAGTGGTACGAAATTAAAAACAGGATTTGACCTATCATATTTAATTGATAAAGTTGAATTAAGACTGAagcttcaaattttaaaattataagaattaaaattgattaaattaaaatacatgaattaactcatgtatAGTATAGAACTAACTGCTAAATTTGACCTAACCTAAAGGGTCAAATTCAGGTTTGTTAGGGCCTAATTTTGGGTACTCAAAAATCTTGTGGTCTaggaaattgcataaatttcatggcTGCTTTAGGCAAATTGGAGATATGCAGCAATGCGTGAAGTCACCTTCCAACTGATAAACCAAAGAGCTGGCCATGATTGTTGTTGAGTCATGCAGATAAGTTATTTTATAACTAGAAAATCTAAAACTGTTGGCAACTTTTTTCAGGAATATGGCTGATTATTATCATTAGTATCTtttttatcatcattattattgaaaaagaaaaaaaaaaggtttcgatcAGGTAAAGCTTTCATCAAGCAAGAAAACTTTTTGAGGGTTAGaaataaattacaattatttaGAGGGGTCAATATAATTTTCCTCATTATATTTACTTACAACTTTATAATTTATGGAAGGACTAAacttaaatttcattatttttttaattaaattataaaacttttgAGAGTTCACAAATTTACATAtgtactttaaaatttcatcctttcGGTGCGGTCCATCTAATCAAAGGATGTTTGTTTAATTATAAGTTCAAAATTCCACAAAGAGGAAAGATTGCCCAAAACGGATGCAAATGCATGTCCAAGTcaagttataatttataataattatatgtatTATGCGTTTCTGAGGGAAAATATTATATGTATTGGCATTTCACAAGCCACTGATCAACAAGTTGAGCttgaatttggaaaatcgaaCATGAAAACTACATCAAATTGGCAGTGTAAAAGAGATGGAATACGCTTATAGTTATTAGCTCACAGAAGAATGTCTTGGTGACTTTAAATCGGACTGGTGAACGAATATTTCACAGTTTCGTTATACACAAAAAAGAAACTTTTGTAGAAGGGTTTTATCATTGCATCCATGGATGAAAATAGAAGAGAGTTGTCAGCTTCACATGGCTTTATGACTAATCTGCTTTTGGGCCTGAATTGAACCCTGACGATGCTTCCCGCAAGACATTCCTTCAAGCCTTTTGTCTTCTTACTAGCTACTTCTACTTCATCTTTGTTACAAAAGCAATCTATGACTGATTACTGACAGATCAAGACCTGAACGATGGAAATTACCGCTTAGATTAATGAATCCCACATGCTTGGCAAATGCATTGTTGTAAATCACGGCAACCTCCTCGGATTAGAATTCCATACCAATATAAGGTTTGAAATTGTCATATACTTTATGTTCCATAAATTGTCCTCCATCGTAGAAGTGAAGCGTTTCTCCGGTCTCCACCTTCACCTAAGCACCCATCCTTTTCGAACAGAACTTTCTATAACCTTTCTATCTGACACCAAATCAGACATGTTATTTACAGATTACTTGTATATGTCATAAGCTTCCTCTGTTCAAAAGAGTTCCTACAGAGGAATAACAATGAAATGTTACAAGCAATGCTGGCGGAACTGTAGCTTTACTCAACCTTCATGCTTGGATCTTCATTCTTAATCACCAGTAATCTCCACAAGAGCAATTCCCATTCTCAAAATGGTGGAATCTTTTGCGATCCCTTACCACAATTTTCCTTCCAGTAATCTTAGCAATGAGCTTGATCATTGAGTGACAATCATCACAAACCCTCAAGTTTTTTACAACCCTTATTGTAGTACCTGGTTTAGTAGAAATTAGACCATAGCATATGGCAAGCCTCTCGCTGTGTATTGCTAAAGCCTGCTCTTTCTCCCAGTCTTCAATATCATGCAAAACAGCATCTGTTGCTGGAATATGTCCTGCTTCTTTTAATACTTGGTTCAACTCCTCTAACttgttatatattttttcctTCTGAGGGTGCCTTAGGTCTCCCAGAAGAAACTCGTGTATCTCATTGTTCACTTCAATGGAGCTACAACCTGGTTCTTTTTGGATTCCACCCTCCTTCATCTTTGCCCTTATTTGAGCTGCTTCTTTCCATTTCCCTGATGAAGCATAGACATTTGCCAGCAGAACGTAAGTACCCGAATCTACCACTCCATGATTCATTAAAATTCTCGCAACTTGTTCGCCTAATTCAAAGTTTCCATGAATCTTACAAGCACTCAGCAAGGACCCCAACATGACATGATCAGGTGCTATTTCCATATTATGAATGAAATTATAAGCTTCTTTTAGATGACCTACACGACCGAGAAGGTCAACAATACATCCATAGTGCTCTATCTGTGGCGGAATCCCATAATCTCTACTCATAGAATGGAACATCTCAAGCCCCAAATTCACCAAACCTCCATGGCTACAGGCATTCAAAATAGCAACAAAAGTAACACTAGTTGGCAAAAGCCCCAGCTTAATCATTCCTCGAAAAATCTCAATTGCTTGAATACTCTTCCCATGCATAGCAAGCCCTGAAATCATTAAATTGTACGTAATCACATTTCTCTCTTTCATCATTGCAAAAATACGTTCAGCCTCATCGATATCACCACACCTTGAATACATGCTGATCAGTGCACCGCCAACAAAATGATTAAGCTCAATCCTATGGTGTTTTCCAATGTACGAATGAACCCATCTTCCAAGCTCTAAAGCTCCCAATTGCGAGCACGCTGACAAAACGCAAACAATAGTAACTTCATTAGGCCTCATATTCCCCTTTTGCATTTCCCTAAACATCTCCAAAGCCATGTTCATCTCCCCATTCCTCACCAACCCATCAATCATCGCGGTCCAGCAAACAGTATCCTTAACCCTTACCCGATCAAAAACCTCAATAGCCTGCTCTACCAATCCATGGTCAAGAAAACAATTGATCACGATCGTTGAGGCAACAACATCTCTTTCCGTCATTTTATCAAACAATTTCCTTGCATCATCAAATTCCCCACACTTCCCATAAAACTCCATCAGCTTCATGGTTATCGATCTATTCGAGCTTAACCCAAGTTTCGAAGCTTGGCAATGAACCTCTTTTCCTTCTCGCAAAGTAAAACGAGACCCGCAAGCTTTCAAAACCGCGGTGATCACATACTTATCCGGCACAATAAATCGATTAATCATTTGAAAATAAAGGCTAATCCCATCAGAGTAGGAACCAGCCGAAACAAACCCATCAATGAGAGCAGTGTAGAGAAACACATTTGGGTTATGGACCAGTTGAAAGATGGTGGAGGCATAATTAACGGAGGATAAAGTGGAGCTAAGACGAAGAAGCTCGAAGAGGATGAAAGGATCTTGGTCATGGCCTGTTCtaatgattttggcatgtattgGTAGGATTTGGTTGGCGTCTTTGCAATTCTTTAAGAGAGAAACGAATTCTTTTCTGCGTTGGGTGGAGTTGGAGATGGAGACTTTTGGGTTCGGATTTGAAGTTGAAGTCGATGGGTAAGTGAAGTTCCCGACTACGGCTAACGTACAGTAACTCATTGGCTGCCGTTTTCTAACTTCAAATGCTTAGAAGCAGAAGGGATATTTATAGCATAGCTTGCTCTATCTTCTAGCTTTCACTCAGCTCTCTATTTGaccaataaacttttttttttttttgcatatataGCTAATTTAAGCTTTATGGAGAGTCAATTTAGTTCATGTActgttatttaattaaaaaaaatcatgtatatTATTTGCTTAAATTTCTGCCTTCGCTTTTCAAATATATGATAAACTACCACGTTCACATCGTTCCTATTTttgtcaataaaaaaatttattgtgtAACCACCTTTAAAAATATTGAGCAAACTAATCACTCTCCCATTAAATAATAAGGAATGCTGACTGTACAGGTTCCCGTATTCTTTTCCATTTCCACGTAATTAAATAACAATAGCGATCGAATAAGAGATAATGACTGCTTGAATAAAAAACTTCACGACGAAGATGGCAATGCATAAACATAGGTCTCAAGTCACCATGGCCACTGGCCACGCATCAACCAAAAGGGTTAAAACGGAGTCCATCAGTCACTGCTCAGAAGCTGTCAGATTTGGctaaaatgatattattatattAGGGTCCacaacaaaatgtaaatcaggcAGTTCTTTGCCCTCGGGCAAGAAAAGAAAACCCTGCCCTGCTCTTGTAATGATGCATACTCTTTTCGTACTGGTTTAACAATCCATGACAAAACTAACATCAAGGTTTAGGAAATGCTGTTTTTGGTACTATATATGctatgaatttaataaattagggttagggttgaAACCAGATGGTTTCTTCCAAGTGGGATTGGTTAGAAATTGGTAGATGAAAAATCTAAATAAACCATAACTGCTCAAAACCCATACACTTGTTCTCTATTTGCAACTACGTAACTCGGGACTCTTAATTTTTCTTCGAGCATCCCTGCCAATACCTGCCACCAACACATTTGAACACGACTTTCAACTATGAtcatctaaatatatatatatatgcttaaaagAACTTTGAGAATCAAGTATATCCATATCAGATACATACCGGTCACTCGCTAGGCCCTGGTACACAGTAACTGCTATCATTCCTACTCCATAAAGGATAACAAAGAGGTAAGTCTCAGCAATAGGAAATTATCAAATTCCACCCAGAAGAACTCCTAAACAATTAGAAAATGTAAATAACACAAGTTTAACATTAAACTATAATCAGCAGATCAACCAAGCCTTAAATTCATACTATACTCAAGATGTACAGATATTCTAAacaaatttattgaaattttttccaaattaaattcaACAAAATCAAGAAACTACagtaaatttattttctttgcaTTATCTTCAATAAATTTAATTCCCAGCATGCTTGCAATCTTTAAGTCAGACAGGACAGTTATTCACTAATCCATGCTACTAATAGATTCTATTGCAgtaaggtaaaaaaaaatttagggaaaacTTACCTTGTTAGGGCTTTATTATGGCCGGCTAAGGGCagtaattaaagagtttgaaccAACTGAAATCAAAACAGTATAGCAAATATAGCAGACTTTGAATGTAGCAGTTTCAAGCTATGCTAGGGGAACGAGTGTTAGAAACAACTATGTAACCAGTATAGGTATGTTcaattttttctgttttttttttttcaaattggagGATTCTCGGAGGTTCATATCCCCGTATTATGTAAGAAATATTAAGAGCCAGATCAACTTGAGTTGAAAGGCTATTTTATGCTATAAACACTAACTGAGAATGTTGTAGCAAATAAAGAGAAATGGACAAGGAAGAGGGCAATGAGCACAAAACACATTTTACTAAGCATACATacctaaataaaacaaagcaaTCACAATTAttcatgtttaaatattttttgtttcatttagttaattttctttaaaatattaattatatcatTATATTCATATTTAAATGCAATTCTTTTTGACATCAACCTAAACCACATCGATTTTCCATCTTCTTCTCTAATTACTATAGCTCAACAATCTAGAGGATT is part of the Gossypium hirsutum isolate 1008001.06 chromosome D11, Gossypium_hirsutum_v2.1, whole genome shotgun sequence genome and encodes:
- the LOC107912508 gene encoding putative pentatricopeptide repeat-containing protein At5g59200, chloroplastic, producing the protein MSYCTLAVVGNFTYPSTSTSNPNPKVSISNSTQRRKEFVSLLKNCKDANQILPIHAKIIRTGHDQDPFILFELLRLSSTLSSVNYASTIFQLVHNPNVFLYTALIDGFVSAGSYSDGISLYFQMINRFIVPDKYVITAVLKACGSRFTLREGKEVHCQASKLGLSSNRSITMKLMEFYGKCGEFDDARKLFDKMTERDVVASTIVINCFLDHGLVEQAIEVFDRVRVKDTVCWTAMIDGLVRNGEMNMALEMFREMQKGNMRPNEVTIVCVLSACSQLGALELGRWVHSYIGKHHRIELNHFVGGALISMYSRCGDIDEAERIFAMMKERNVITYNLMISGLAMHGKSIQAIEIFRGMIKLGLLPTSVTFVAILNACSHGGLVNLGLEMFHSMSRDYGIPPQIEHYGCIVDLLGRVGHLKEAYNFIHNMEIAPDHVMLGSLLSACKIHGNFELGEQVARILMNHGVVDSGTYVLLANVYASSGKWKEAAQIRAKMKEGGIQKEPGCSSIEVNNEIHEFLLGDLRHPQKEKIYNKLEELNQVLKEAGHIPATDAVLHDIEDWEKEQALAIHSERLAICYGLISTKPGTTIRVVKNLRVCDDCHSMIKLIAKITGRKIVVRDRKRFHHFENGNCSCGDYW
- the LOC107912509 gene encoding uncharacterized protein, with protein sequence MDESGEYPKEYYTSNGNPRRLTSTSSSSSSTTSVHVTALDGLVNVNSLFTIAVFVGLSLATPGQHSLENRAPCDAGIDVAKKLLVFEVVSFSFFLFSSLVAQGLKLAINLLNSKDVDEAFRAHINLKVLRFGMMGSAVGSVMGCLFLMLSMVNVIEIRLGLLSCGSQSSIHATAALVILVSSALLVYISTAVYAFLH